The Candidatus Melainabacteria bacterium region TTAGGCTCTTATATTCAATGGGATAAACGTTTAAATGGAAGAATTGCATATGCACTAATGTCAGTTCATACAGTTAAATCTGTTGAAATTGGGCTTGGAAAAGAAGTATCAAAACTATATGGTTCACAAGCGCATGATCAAATTTATATAGATCCAGAATGGAAAAATGACAAACTTCGTTATAAAAGAAAAACAAATAATGCAGGTGGTATAGAAGGTGGCATATCAAATGGTGAACCTATTGTTTGTACAGTTGCTACAAAGCCAATTCCTACTTTAATTAAACCTCTTGATTCGGTTGACATAAAATCAAAAACCAATGCTCAGGCTCATTTCGAAAGATCTGATATTTGTGCGGTGCCTGTTACAGGTGTTGTTTTAGAATCAATGTTAGCTTATGTTTTATCAGATGCTCTCTTAGGGAAATTTGGTGGTGATAGTATGAATGAATTGCTTGATAATTATAAATCCTATCAAAATAAATGTTTTAGTCGTTAATTGTTATTTAACAGCAATATGAATTGCAATAATTCCACCAAAAACATTTTTATAAAAACATTTTTTAAATCCTTTTTGTAACAATAAATCTTTTAATTCTTCTTGTTTGTACCAGCTTAAAAGTGAAGTAGGGAGATATGTGTAAGCATCTTTGTCTTTTGCAAAGATTTCACCAAGCTTTGGAATAATTTTAAAAAAATAATAATAAAAAACTTTTTCTAAAATACGATTTGTTGGATGTCCAAGATCTATACAAGCCAACACTCCGCCTTTAGAAAGTATTTTATAAATAATTTCAATACACCTTTCTTTGTTTACTAAATTCCTAAGTCCAAATCCAATTGTAATTAAGTCAGCAGAATGATTTTTTAAATCATCTTTTTCAATGTCTAATAATTTTAATGAAATATTTTTTAGTTTTAATTTGTTTAGCTTGTTTTTTGTAATATCTAACATTTCATTACAATTATCAATGCATGTAATATTTGCCTGTGGACAGTATTTGTTTAATATCATTGCTAAATTACCTGTACCAGAACATAGGTCAATAGCGTTTTTAAAATCCTTTTTTTCTTTTAAAGCTAGTTTTATAGTTTTTTCTTTCCATGCTTTATGCATCCCAAAAGTCATTAAGTTATTTAAAAGATCATACTTATAAGCAATCTTTGCAAACATATGATTTACAAAGATTGATTTGTCTTTTACTTCTGATTGTATTATTGTTTGTATCATACAATGAATGTCATAAAAGAAATTGATGAATTATTGTTTAAAGCATTAACTCTTGTAAGTGAAGATAAATATCAAGATGTACAAGAAGTAGTAGAATCTGTTTTAAACAATAATAATTATATTAATAAACTTAATTCCCATCATTGGCAATATATAGCTGACATTTACCTTTCAATGGGTAAGCTAGATTTAGCTTTAAATGCATACTATAAAACAGATAATTTAGCTGGCATTGCATTTACACTAATTTTACAAGGCTCCTTAGATGAAGCAAGTAAAGTATTGTCAAATGCATCTGAATCGCCAGCAAAATGCTGGTGTGATTTTTTAATTGATTTATTTTCTAATTCAAAAATTAAACATTGGCCTGCCTTTTTTGTAATTAGGCATTTTATAGAATTTACAGTTTATGAATTGCTTCTAACTAATAATTTCAAGTATGTAGATCTGTTTACAAGTAAATTAAATAAATTAATGGAAATTAACTTAGATAGTGAAAAACTAATTGGTAGTGCTTATTTTCATTATGGTGATCATGAACAAGCAATTAAAATCCTAATGAACGTAATTAAAAGAAATCCGTATGATGGAGAAGTTTATTTTGTATTAGGTCAGATATATTTAGCAAAGAACTTACCTTATGCAGCTATTCCAATGTTTAATAATGCACTTTTACTTTTACCTAATTATTATCCGGCTAAAATGTTATTAGAAAAAGCAAATTTAGAAATAAATAAATAAATATACTTAGTGGTTTTTATTAAATGTATAAAACCAAGACACATGATGTTTGCCAGCAGGGTACCAATAAACACAACAAAAAAAACTAGTATGCTGTTTGTACAGTTAAAATTCCCAGCACTAACTGATCTTATTATATTTATAAGTTCAAGAATGCTTAGTATTAAGCCAGTGGCTAATATTAAAACACTTGCAATTTTAAATAATGTTTCAAGAGAATTAATAGCCTCATGATTTATAAAATTTTTTTCAGTAGACAAATTAAACTTTTCTTTTAGTGGAAACAATGTTGAGTCTAAAGTGTGATCGATACTTTCTTCATTAGAAGGGCTATAGTAAGTTCGTTTACCTTTGTTTTCGTTTTGTTTTTTCTGATTAAATTTTCCTTCTAAAAGAGGACTATGTAATCTTTTAGGATTGGTGTTTGAGTAATTTAAGCTCATAGATATTTATAAATTCTTGTAAAGAGTTGAGGTCATTTACGTTATAGCAGTCAATACCAGGATTTATTTTTTTTACAAGCCCTGTTAAAATTTTTCCAGGCCCTATTTCAATAACTGCTCTAACGTTTTCATTGACGAGATTGTTTATAGTTTGTGTCCATAAAACAGGTGAGATCATTTGTCTTTTTAATTTTTCTTTAATTGATTTAAAATCTTTATTTGATAAACCATCAATATTTTGAAAGACAGGGACTGTTTGATTATTTACAGGTAATTCAAGTAATTTATCTATCTCTAGAACAAATTTCTTAGAAGAATCTTCCATGAGAGATGAATGAAATGCACCACTTACAGGTAAGATAATTGTTTTACCACCAAGTAGTTTAACTTTTTCTTCAATATTTTCAAAAGCTTCTTTTTTTCCTGAAATAACAAGCTGGGTAGGAGAATTATAATTTGCAATAACTAAGTTGTTTTTATCTAGTATTTCTTTTTCTATCTTTTCACTTGTTAAATTTAAAATTGCAGCCATTTTCCCACCTGGAGCATTTTGCATTAGATTCCCCCTGACTAAAACAAGTTTTATTAAATCTTCAAGTGTAATAAAGTTTGCAAACCAAAGAGCAGTTAATTCTCCAAGGCTATGGCCGCAAGCTGCATATGGCTTAAAAGGCAAACTTCTTTTTTTTAGTTCTTCAGTTAATAATAAAGTTAATGCAACAGATACTGCAACAATTGAAATTTGTGTGTTTTTAGTTTGATTTAATTCTTCTTGTGGGCCGTATAAGAAAACATTGCTTATATTTCTATTTGCTTGTAAGTTTACTTTATTAAATATATCTTTTGCAATTTCAGTATGTTCATATAAGTCAAGCCCCATCCCTGCTTTTTGAGAACCTTGTCCTGGAAATAATACTGCAAAGTACATAGGTTTTATTTATTTGTAGTTTTAACTAAACTAATCATTTCAGAAAGTATTTTTGTTTCTTCGTCTTTGTTCTTACATTCTTTTAATTGACTTGCCAATGATTTTAATTTTTGTTTGTTTGTAATCCACCATTTAATCCATTCTTTTGCTTCAGTTAAAATACGTTTTTTATTTTTAAAATATCCACTAGTTTGTTCTTCAGTTTCAATTTTTAATGCTAAATCAGAAATAACATTCATTAAATGCTTATATTCATTAAATTGTATTATTAACTGATTAATAACCTCATGTGGCTTAATATTGGTTTGAACCATACTATCTAAAAACTCTTTAATGAGTTTATGTTTTTCATCTATAAATTCAATTTGACTTAGTTCTTTTTTAATTTCTTCTATATCTGGAAACAAGCTAATGTAAAGAGCTAATAGTTCTGTTTCTGCATGCTGAAATCTTTCAATGGTATGCATCTTAAACATATCCTCATCTGGACTTTTTTTTTGTTTTTTTATTCTTAGCTTGTCTTTTAATTTTAAATTTATTAATTCTTCGTTTATACTTAATTTTTGTGAAATGTATTTTATATTCTCATTTTGTTCCATTAGATCCTTAATTGAAATTATTATTTCTGTTATTTCATTAAAAATATTTTTCTTAGATATCTCATTTGTTGCATTAAAATATTCTTTGGAAAGTCTGTCAAATATAAAATGTGTAAGTTTTCCACTGCTTTCAATTTTTTTTCTAATTGAATTAGTGTCTTCTTGATTTAATGATTCATCTAAATCTTTTCCTGGCAAGTTAGAAGTAACTCTTAAATCCAAATTTACAAATTTTGTTATTTCCTGGGTAAGTCTAAAAATGTTTTCAACTGCTTTTTTACCTGCTATG contains the following coding sequences:
- a CDS encoding ubiquinone/menaquinone biosynthesis methyltransferase — translated: MIQTIIQSEVKDKSIFVNHMFAKIAYKYDLLNNLMTFGMHKAWKEKTIKLALKEKKDFKNAIDLCSGTGNLAMILNKYCPQANITCIDNCNEMLDITKNKLNKLKLKNISLKLLDIEKDDLKNHSADLITIGFGLRNLVNKERCIEIIYKILSKGGVLACIDLGHPTNRILEKVFYYYFFKIIPKLGEIFAKDKDAYTYLPTSLLSWYKQEELKDLLLQKGFKKCFYKNVFGGIIAIHIAVK
- a CDS encoding ACP S-malonyltransferase, with protein sequence MYFAVLFPGQGSQKAGMGLDLYEHTEIAKDIFNKVNLQANRNISNVFLYGPQEELNQTKNTQISIVAVSVALTLLLTEELKKRSLPFKPYAACGHSLGELTALWFANFITLEDLIKLVLVRGNLMQNAPGGKMAAILNLTSEKIEKEILDKNNLVIANYNSPTQLVISGKKEAFENIEEKVKLLGGKTIILPVSGAFHSSLMEDSSKKFVLEIDKLLELPVNNQTVPVFQNIDGLSNKDFKSIKEKLKRQMISPVLWTQTINNLVNENVRAVIEIGPGKILTGLVKKINPGIDCYNVNDLNSLQEFINIYELKLLKHQS